The Hevea brasiliensis isolate MT/VB/25A 57/8 chromosome 1, ASM3005281v1, whole genome shotgun sequence DNA segment ATTCGTCTCGCAACCCTATAAGGAAATAGAAGACTAGACTTGATGAAATggagatgagaaaaagaaatggGATGCTGGAGAGAAGCTGCCCAAGTAAAAAGACTATTGCCCCAGAATGCCCATTTGATTCTTCACTGGCATATATCTGCAAAATAGGGAACCAGATTGATGAAAtcaatcatgaaaaaaaaaaaagaagaagaaaaagaagagcaaGAGAGAGAGAAAACATGGTTTTTCAATATTTTTCAAGATATTATCTGCCATTCATAACCATCCaactttttttttcaatttcctaAAAAAAGTGATGGCATAAGTGAACAGATTCAAACTGCAAAGGGTATATAAACATATTGCTTTCACTGGTATTCAACAAGAGATATTGAAATAAACAATTGAAGCTCATTTCATGTGACAATTTCACAGGTCATTATGGAAGTCTTATTGGGCATTCGAAACTTCTCATTTTGGGCATCTAAGTGTTAGCGAAAATTCCCATGAACACACATACACAGAGATGAGAAAAATAGTGAGAGAAAGCAAACACATTTACATTATTCGGCAAGTGTGCCTACATCCGAGACCACTTGCTTTTACACTATTGTAAGGATAATATTACTGCCCTATTTATAATTACCTGATCCTTGCACCCAGGTTTCCGAATACAAATATGATTTACATAATCACCCCCAACAAAACACCATACTGCCTTTTCATGAAGGGCATTCTGCCCCTCGTCACGGAGCATCTCCCCTTTGCCCAGGGCCTTATTGACCAGTAAATTTCCCTCTAACTAACATGAGCCATAACTTATCATTAAGATCATTAACAGAACTACATTATTTTCTTGAACCCGATTTGACTCATCTTTTATCTCATACATAAACATAAGTTGCCAGATTTCTTGATCAAAACCAAACAAAAATAGCAACACAATACCTTGATTTCCTTAAGAAGCGACGGTGCTCCTGCAATGCTTAGAAGTGAAGTAAATGATATAAATGCGAATATTGCTGCAACTCTCATCTGAAATTTGAAGGGAAAGAGACAAGTAACCAACTCATGAACCTCATCAGTGTTACGGGATTGTGGAtaggggtgagcaatcggttcaaaccgaaccgaaccgaaccgaattaaattataaaaatcgaaccgtcaattttagaaaccgaaccgaaccgaaattggtgaaaaaccgaatcgaaccgaaccgctttatttctgttcggttcggtttaaacagatcagtttgatttttaattgattttttaatttagacttgattttcaagttatttggtctaattttaactttggtttgaacctaataaccattaatcaatgaaattaaacaattaatatatatataattaaatataattcataaattttccataaaaataaattaattcaaaaatcaattcggttcgatttgactatataaatcactattcggttcggttcggtttaaccgatttttttctcttcaaaaccgaaccgaaccgaaataaccgaaatttttataaattaaaaccgaaccgaaccgatttaattttaaaaccgaaccgattgaaccgaattgactcggttcggttcagttttttggtttgaaccgaattctgctcagccctaatTGTGGATGCATATTTATGGTGAACACATTCAATAAGCAGGGATGAGCCAGAAAACCAGATGCATTATTTAAAGTTTTATCTTAAGAAACTCACCACAACTGAAGACAAAGAATGCCCCAGGCCAGAAAATACTGTTCCAATACAGAGCGTGAGAAGCATACAAATAATAAGACGAAGCCAGTAGTATTTCCATTCCCTTGACATAATTAACAATGATCTCCAAGTCAAAACTGCAATTCTTGTAGCACTGCTAGCTTTTCCCTTGCTTTTAAGATATGGACCCTCCTGCATAAGTAATCACACATGACAAGGGAGTTATTGAAGAATAAAAATTCTTTCACTTCAGTTTACATTCAAATTCAATGCAAACAAGAGCAAAATGAAAGGATTAAAATCTAATGCAGGCAAATCGACTGTTTATGGCAAATCTCagattcaaaattttcttcagAATGAAAGTTATTAGTTGCATCTTTATTGAAACCAGGAACAGACAAGAAAACTAACATGCATGCAAATGCCTCACACAGAACAGGTTAGTTGTGGCTGATGACTTCACGATAGTCATACATTCTAATTCATCATAAACCATGCCCCTTTCTCTCTTTTGATTGTTACAATATGGACCCATAACCCACCCAAACCCGGTCCACTCTAGGCCTCTACCATTTAAAACTCAAAATGACCAACAAGGCATTATGGTATTAAGTCAGACAATTTTGGTCCAGATACGATGTACTGCTTAGCTTGAGATGAAACAACAACAATATAGGAACAAAAGTGCAAAGATTGATACATCAATTCCACCTGCAACCAATCAAAGAATGAACAACATCCAAACAACAAGACACTCCAAGTGCCCCATGTGAGTCAATAATGATGTGTACAACTAAGATTCAGCATGTGTATAGGCCAAAAAATAGTCTAATAAGAGGGGTTTGCAATTTCATTCATACCTTTTCTGTGAGTTTCAATATCATTGTTTCAACTGCAGCAGCATCCGCTGATGATTTATATGTTGCTTCTAAGGTACGAATGGCAACAGCAGTATCCATATTCACTGATGAAAAGTCTCCATGGTCATCCTGTTACCACGACTGCATATTAAATTTACATGTCTAAAGTTGACCTAAATTAATAGGATATTACATAATATTATCACACGGGTGGACAAAATAATATATGATAGActgaaaaaataaatattgccaATAAGATCCAACAAACATTTGTCTCATTATTATTTGCACTGTTTTTCTGTTTTAAAGACATCTTAATCGTGCAATTCAGGCATGAGAATCACTATATTTGCAATAGTAAAATAATACCTGCCAATTTTTGCACATTGCAATTATCCTGTCAAAATCCGTGTTTATTGCACGTAAGAAGTGATCAGAAGGACTTTGCATAATTGGGCAAGGAAATCCGGCATTTGAGAAGTGCTGCCCAAAAAATGAAAGTAAAGAATTATTGTTATAATAGAATATAGAAAGACTAGTACTCTTACCAAACAAATGAACAAAAAAGACAACCATGGTAGTTGCTTAAATTCTCAATTACTGTTTTATGCATAAATGGTCCACTTGAACTGGCCTTCACCAATTCCAAAAATATGTTCTTTTATCCACAACTGGAACAAAGGATAAGATCAAAATTTCAGTATCTTACCTGCAAGCAAGCCAAAGTTTCTCCAAAAAATAACGTATTTCCATTTGATAGCAGGCAGATCCGATCAAAGAGGCCAAATACTTCAGTACTGCTCTGGTAAATGGTAAAGATAAGAGTGAAACCAGTGCTGGCAAGTTTCTTTAATGTAACCATCATCAGAAGAGCAGAGACACTGATCAGAACAAAGACCAAAAATTAGCTAAAAGGTGGCCAAAAAGTAAATGCTACCTAATAACAAACAGATCATTACAACCATGCAGGGGTTGTTACCAGAACAGTTACTAtggatatgaaaaaaaaaaaatggatgatACTGTTGGATCCTAAAATTTGAACAGTTAAATTTTCCTGCCATGGCAAGTATTGTCCCGGTAGTTGTAATATTCTGGTGAATTTGCACAACACACAGCAGATGCGATAGTCCATAGTCATTCTCAGACACATACATGATACATGAGAAACCAAGTATGTTTGAAACGCTCCAAACTTCCAGTATCGTATAATCTAGATTATTTCCTAGGTACACAAGTGATTGTTCCTATCCATCAACAAGAACTACAATTCAATAATGCAGTTAGCAGAATACTCATACAATTAAGCACAGTAGGCCATGTAAAATGAATGTGTGGAATTCTAAATAAGACACTTTGAAATCAAAATGACGAAGAAAGGAGAAAATATGATAACCTGTCAAGATGATAAAGAGGCTCATCTATAAATAAGATATGGGGCCTCATCACCAGCTCCCGGGCAATGCTAACACGCCTTCTCTCACCATTAGGAATGCCCTTCATATAACAGTGGCCTCCAATCAATTTATTTGCATAATCACTCAAGGACATGGCATGGATGGCATCCTCTACCACAGTCTTTTTCTGACAGAAGAAACCAGGAAGTTGAAGCAGTGCAGAGTAGTATAGGTGTTCTCGGACGGTGAGGGACCCAATCAGAGTAGTTTCCCTTTCAACAAAACCCTATAAATCGAAAGGCAATCCAAAAGTCAAAAACCCAACTTCATTGAGAAACACAAACAAAACTTTTTTGTTCTTCCACTGCATAACAAACTTTTCTTGCAACAGAAATTAATTTCCAATATAAAAGTGGCTAAGATTACCATGAAATTCTTCCAATGTGAGAAAAAACTTGTCAAGTTATGAGAGGGATGGATCTaagcttaaaaactagttcaagGGCACAAAATCTATGGACTTCTAACTCATGATCTTCATTACAGCCAACAAACTCAATGCCTAAAACTATAGATGGCCACTGGTTCCTTTTTCTAGAACCAAGGACCTGGGACAGGGCCACAAGGTCcaaaccacccccccccccccccacccccaaGTTCATTCTAGTTTTGATCCAATCCAAtggttgattttttttaattttataataataacaataataataataataataataataataataataataaaagctgGCTTGGCCTAAACCGGACTAGTCGATTCCGGTCTAGTTCAAGAGGAGAGAGAAAGCAAACTAGTTCCAGTTCTGAAACAGACCTAGAACAGACTGTCAGAACTCAGAAGTGGGATTGTCCATATTGATTTTAAACAATGCTCTCACAAGAGAT contains these protein-coding regions:
- the LOC110646833 gene encoding ABC transporter G family member 3 yields the protein MEEIQSQSDNYRSSSSSASSPASRVPSSNFFYLRKPGSLRQPISFEDSPEWEDTDVDVRVEEGGDTINVAATPASPCLSKLNSGSLPSPPLPENAVVARKIAGSSVVWKDLTVTIKGKRKYSDKVVKSSSGYALPGTMTVIMGPAKSGKSTLLRAIAGRLHHSAKMYGEVFVNGTKSHLPYGSYGFVERETTLIGSLTVREHLYYSALLQLPGFFCQKKTVVEDAIHAMSLSDYANKLIGGHCYMKGIPNGERRRVSIARELVMRPHILFIDEPLYHLDSVSALLMMVTLKKLASTGFTLIFTIYQSSTEVFGLFDRICLLSNGNTLFFGETLACLQHFSNAGFPCPIMQSPSDHFLRAINTDFDRIIAMCKNWQDDHGDFSSVNMDTAVAIRTLEATYKSSADAAAVETMILKLTEKEGPYLKSKGKASSATRIAVLTWRSLLIMSREWKYYWLRLIICMLLTLCIGTVFSGLGHSLSSVVMRVAAIFAFISFTSLLSIAGAPSLLKEIKIYASEESNGHSGAIVFLLGQLLSSIPFLFLISISSSLVFYFLIGLRDEFSLLMYFVLNFFICLLVNEGLMLLITSLWLHVFWSVLTLVSIHVVMMLSAGYLRIRNALPGPVWTYPISYIAFHTYSIQGLLENEYLGTSFAVGEVRTISGIQALRSAYDISSNSNSKWENLLVLFLMAIAYRILVLLVLHFRVGKNESVLKFCRCNQDTNNPR